The stretch of DNA GTAGGCACGCCTGATCCGGACCTTCCCGTAGTGGGTGCTCTCGGTGATGAGTGGCTCGACGGCCCACCGCGGGATGTTATCCGCGTCGATGAGCACTGCAATCTGTGCCGAACCGGTGCCATCCACCATGCTGGTTCCTCCCTTGCGGGCGCCTGGCATCCGCGGTCTCGGAACGCGGCTGGCCGTCCACAGGGTGCCACGCAGCTCGTGCGCTCGCAGTGTCCACCAGCTCTTGGCCGTTCGCGGCGCCGCGTGCCTCCGTTTCCAGTCAGCCCGCATCCGGCCGCATCGCATCGGAGCGTGACGCGGAAGGTGTGGCGCTGGGGTCCCCGTCCTGGCTTTACGCCCGGCGAGCTGGGCGCCTTCGCTGGGGGCGCCGTGGACGAGCGCAAGCAGTAACCGTCGGTCCGGCCCGCATTCGGTCGCCGGTTGCCCGCTGCGTTCGTTGCCGGGACGTCAGGTAGACGCTTCCTCGTTCGGGTTCGGTTACCTGGTGTAATCGACGCACCTTCGTGTCCGGTATCGACTGATATGACTCTTATGTCGAGGGGTCGCCGGTGGCGTGTGTGCGCATTGTGTGCGCGGATGTCGCGGCACGACGCGGCATGCGCCGGCACGTTCCGGCACGAAAATCGCCCTGACCTCGGATTTTGCGGCACGGGGCGGCACGTTCCGGTATGATCCGATACGCGGGGATTCGTCTTGTAATCGAGCGGTTAGGGGTTCGAGTCCCCTCGCCGGCTCCAAAGTGGCTGTAGCACAGGCACTTTCGCCGTTTGGTCACTCGCTCAAGATCTCAAACCCCACGGTTACCCCACGGTTTGCATCACTGTCAGTGACCATCGTCGACTTTCGTGGGCCGTCGTTCTTCCCAGCTGGGTCGGATCGCCGGGCGTAGAAGGCGCGCGCCCGACAGGTAGGCGGGACGGGCAGGGACGACGCGGTACGGCGGACGAAAGTAACGCTGTGTCGCGGCTGCTGTGGCGTGCCTAGCCGCCGGCGGGAGGGTCCGAGAGGCGGGATTCGGCGCGTTTCGCTGGTACTCCGCACCACCCTGCTAGGCCTCTAGACCCCAGGTCAGAGGCACTTTCTCCTGCTAGAGGTGCTGCTAGACCTAGACAGATGGGGGTGCTAGGTCTAGCAGTGCTCACGCCGGGCGGCAGCCGCAATTTAGCAACTTTCCGTGACATTCGCGGTGGAGTTCGAGGTTGCACCGGCGGTGCCGTGCCTCGCATCGGAACGTGGCCCTGACATGACAAGGGCCGGTCCCGAGTGATGCCTCGGGACCGGCCTGCTCATGCTGTGACCGCGCCGACCGCGTGGATGCCCCAACGGGACGGCAGCGTTGCCGTCGCGTCGGAGGATCCGGCTGGCCTAAGTCACGATCGATCCAGCGGGGCTTCGCGAGTCGCCGGTCCGGAGTTCCGTCCCGAACCGTGGTGGGGCTCCGCCGGCTTGAACCTCATCTCGCCGTCGGTCATCGACGTGAGCACACATCCGAGGGGAAGCGTGCGGAGCGTCGTCGCGATCGCCGCCGGATGAACACCCGACGGCACCGACACCGAGTAGCACCTGAACGGCCCGGTGCCCTCCTCACGAACGACGGGATCGCCTTCCCGGGCGCTTCTCCCAGGGCCGGTGTGCGGTGGAGCTGACAGCATGTCGGACACGGTGTCGACCTCCCAAGTCGGCCGGTGCCGAGGGCCGGTTCCGGTGGTGACACACCGGGCCGGCCCGACCTGTTCCTGACACACCGCACGGTAGTCACTATTGAAGCGTAAGTACAGCGCCCACGTTGTGGACGTGGGTACGCTCCTAGCGTCGGCTGAGTGTCTGGTCAGAGCGACGACGAGATGATCAGCCGCGCGGAACTCCGCACCTTGGTCGACATCGACGACCTTCGCTCGCTCCTCGGCGCGGGCACCGCCCGCCGGGAGCGCGTCAGCCGGAGCTACGCCACATCGGTGGCCAGCCGAAAAGGCTTCCCCGATCCCCTGATCGACCACCCGCGACTGCGGCTCTGGCGACGGATCGACGTCGAAGCATGGCTGGACTCAAATCGCCCTGGATGGCGCGCCGGCTAACCCCGATCTGGGCTATTGGGACATCCTGATGCTTTTATTTGCCCAATTTTTCAGGCCATCGAAGTCATGCTATTCTCGCAAAAGTTAATCAGTTTAACGTGGGCATTGTGGTGCGCGGATTGTCGGAGACAGTCCGGGGACGACTAGCCAGTGCTGGTCACCTGTAGGTTCCCATCCCCCATCAGGCCGCGTAACTCGTGCTATGGTTGCTAGCTCGGTTCTCACCGATCTGTCGTCTGGAACCTCTCGCCGGCCTGTCATTTCCTTGGCGACCTCCCGACCAGCTCGTTCGAAGCCGCATCGGAGACACGCCCGGATTTCGGCCAGCGGGACGCCTGGCCGGACCACGATCTGCTGACCGGCCTGGCCGAGGTTCAGGCGGTTACCCAGGCCGATGCGGCTGCCCGGGACTACGTAGGCGTACTGCGCGGCCGGGGTGTCAGCTGGACTCGTTTCGGAACAGCGTTCGGTGTACCTGAAGCAGGCGGCCTGGGAGCGGTTCTCCGACGCGGGCCCACCTCCTGCCCCGGGGCGCTTCTCAGTGACGCGCTGCTCCGAGCGAAGATTGAGACCGCTGCGGGCCGCCTTCTTTGACTGGAGAGTGGTGTGGGACCCTGGACGGGTGGTGACCAAAGCTGACGCACCTGCTGCCCCGCAGCCTGGCGGCGGCGTAGATTTTCTCGTGTCATACATAGAAACCGACGAGGAGTGGGCGGCCTGGATAGCCTGGCAGTTGGAGGAGGCTGGCTTCAGGGTTCGATTTGAGGCGTGGGACCTCTCGGTTGGAATGCACCGGACTGGGGAGCAGCATCGCGCCTTGGTGGAGGCAAAGCGGATCGTAGCAGTTGTCTCGGCTTCCTATTTGGCCTCGAAACGCAAGGCGCCGGAATGGCAAGCCGCGTTGGCGGAGAGCCTGCCGGGAGATCGTCCCAAGCTTCTGCCAATACGGGTAGAAGACTTCTCCCTGCAAGGATTGCTTCTCGATCGGGTCAGTGCCGACCTCTTCGGAATCGATGAGACGACCGCCCGTGAAAGGCTACTGGCGGCCGTACACGGCGCGAAGAAGCCTGAATACGTCCCGGCGTTCCCAGGCAAGCCGGATATCGGCGTCGGCCGGAAGGCGCCATACTTCCCAGGTCAGTACCAGGAGCGGGGCTCGGCCTGGCCGCCGGGCAGGTCACCGTTTCCCGGTCTGGCTGCCTTCGATGCCAGCCTGGCCGCGGTATTCAGGGGCAGAGATGCCGACATCAGACGGCTTGTGGACACCTTGACCAGCCCGGCAGGAGACAGCACGGGGCTGGTGGCGGTAGTGGGTCAGTCCGGGTGCGGCAAGTCGTCTTTGGTCGCGGCCGGGCTTGTCCCGACTGTGACGGAAGATCCGTACCACTGGCTAGTGGTACCTTCCTTGGCTCCCGGTAATCGGCCGCTGGTAGCACTGGCAGATGCCCTCGCCGAGGTAGCCCGCGATCACGGGTTGAATTGGGATCGCAAACAGCTGACTAGCCAGCTGACCGAGCCGGGTGCAATCGCGGAGGTTACGCGAGAACTCCTCGCCGCAGCTCGCCCCGCGCCGCGACTTCTGATTGTCATTGATCAGGCAGAAGAGTTGTTGGTTCGAGCCAGCCCGAACAGCAGGAAAGAGTTTCTTGCCGTGCTCGCTGCGGCAAGTGCCGGACTGGTGCGAGTGGTCGCTACTGTGCGTTCGGAGTATCTCGGCAGGCTTGTTGAGGAGGCTGCACAGGTAGGGCTTCCAGTACGTACTGAGGCGATCCTCCCATTGACTCAAGAAATGCTCCGTCTGGTGGTCAGCGAGCCGGCGCGACTGGCCGGGCTGACCATCGACGACCAGTTGGTCGCTCGTCTGGTTACCGACACCGGAGACGGGCAAGCCCTGCCGCTACTCGCCTTCATCTTGCAACGGCTCTACGTCCAAGCCTGTCGGGCGGGCACGACCACTCTGTCTGATGTTCTGTATGAAACTACCGGCGGGGTGCGTAGTGCGCTTATCGAGCACGCTAACGTCGCCCTCGACAAGGCCGCCACCGCTACTGGGCGCAGCCGTGACGAGGTGCTGGATGGCCTGCTTCAACTGGTCAGCGTCGACACCGACGGGCGACCCACCCGCCACCGTCTTCCTCTAGACGGCCTAAACGATCGCATCCACAGTACGCTCGCACCGTTCATCGCCCACCGGCTGCTTACCGTTGACGCTGCCCCCGGCGGCCCGGCGACCATCGATATCGCCCACGAGCGGCTCCTCGCCGACTGGTCCTCTCTCGCTACAGCGATCGACCAGAGGTCCGACCAACTCCGGCTACGCAGCCAGGCCGATACGGCTGCCGCCGATTGGGATTATTATGGTCGTCCGCTCAAACGGCTGTGGAGCCTTCCCCTGGCCGGTGAAGCCCTCGCTACTTTCAACTCAGACGACCTCACACCCATCACCCATGCCTTTTTGATCGATAGCTGCCGCCAAGGCAGGCGCGTGCGCACCCGTAATTGGACCGTGGTTGTCGGCCTCCTAGTCGTCCTCATCGTTCTTGCGGTTTATGGGCTTCAGATGAGGGATACGGCGGAAGAACGCGACCGCGCTAGGATCGCCGATCAGCTGCTTGTCCGCGCTGACAGTATCCGTGTTAAGGATCCGGCCCTGGCACTTCGTCTTGTGGTAGCCGCTTACGACGTCGGCCCCCGTAGTCACCGAGACCGAATCCGTGGCAATCTGCTCGGCATCTTGGCGGACACCCCGACTCTGCGCACCACCATCACTGGCCACTCTAGCCAAGTTTGGGTGACGGCGTTTGGACTTGATGGAATACTTGCCTCCGCTGCTAATGATGGAACGGTCCTACTATGGGATGTCGCTGACGGAGTCAACCCCCGCCAGGTGGGCAGCTTCTCTACTGGCGATGCCGGCCTGACCGCAATGACATTTAGTCTCAACGGACTCATTGCCACAGTCGGCGAGAATGGAGCGCAGCTCTGGGACGTCACTGATCCGGACAACCCCCAGCAACTCGACGCTTCTTTTATCGGCTCCGCAGACGATCTGGTATTCGGACCCGGCGGCGTCCTCGCCGCCGTCAACGGGAAGACGGTGCAGCTCTGGGACGTCACCGACCCGGCGAGCCCTCAAAGGGGCGGCAGTCTTACCGGTCATACCGACGATGTGTCAACACTGGTGTTTGGACCCAACGGTATCATCGCTACCGCCAGCTGGGACACCACAGTACGACTGTGGGACGCCACTGATCCAAATCATCCCTACCAGCGCGGCGAGCCGCTTACCACCACCTACGGCAGCTCTGTGACCTCTGTGACTTTCGGACCGAATGGGATCTTGGCATCCGCCAGCGATGACGGGACGGTACGACTGTGGGACGTGTCCGATCTAGATAGCTCCCACCAGGTTGGCGGCTCTCTTACGGGCCACACCAATGCTGATGCGAAGGTGGCGTTCGGATCCGATGGCCTCC from Parafrankia irregularis encodes:
- a CDS encoding nSTAND1 domain-containing NTPase is translated as MTKADAPAAPQPGGGVDFLVSYIETDEEWAAWIAWQLEEAGFRVRFEAWDLSVGMHRTGEQHRALVEAKRIVAVVSASYLASKRKAPEWQAALAESLPGDRPKLLPIRVEDFSLQGLLLDRVSADLFGIDETTARERLLAAVHGAKKPEYVPAFPGKPDIGVGRKAPYFPGQYQERGSAWPPGRSPFPGLAAFDASLAAVFRGRDADIRRLVDTLTSPAGDSTGLVAVVGQSGCGKSSLVAAGLVPTVTEDPYHWLVVPSLAPGNRPLVALADALAEVARDHGLNWDRKQLTSQLTEPGAIAEVTRELLAAARPAPRLLIVIDQAEELLVRASPNSRKEFLAVLAAASAGLVRVVATVRSEYLGRLVEEAAQVGLPVRTEAILPLTQEMLRLVVSEPARLAGLTIDDQLVARLVTDTGDGQALPLLAFILQRLYVQACRAGTTTLSDVLYETTGGVRSALIEHANVALDKAATATGRSRDEVLDGLLQLVSVDTDGRPTRHRLPLDGLNDRIHSTLAPFIAHRLLTVDAAPGGPATIDIAHERLLADWSSLATAIDQRSDQLRLRSQADTAAADWDYYGRPLKRLWSLPLAGEALATFNSDDLTPITHAFLIDSCRQGRRVRTRNWTVVVGLLVVLIVLAVYGLQMRDTAEERDRARIADQLLVRADSIRVKDPALALRLVVAAYDVGPRSHRDRIRGNLLGILADTPTLRTTITGHSSQVWVTAFGLDGILASAANDGTVLLWDVADGVNPRQVGSFSTGDAGLTAMTFSLNGLIATVGENGAQLWDVTDPDNPQQLDASFIGSADDLVFGPGGVLAAVNGKTVQLWDVTDPASPQRGGSLTGHTDDVSTLVFGPNGIIATASWDTTVRLWDATDPNHPYQRGEPLTTTYGSSVTSVTFGPNGILASASDDGTVRLWDVSDLDSSHQVGGSLTGHTNADAKVAFGSDGLLATADERTVQLWDVSDPINPHQVGKPLAGHTDSISWLTFGPDGLLATASWDTTVRLWDVSSLRQLRADVVETACQRAGGGLNEKEWDRYLSNVPYRNTCGPVHDGSK